A genome region from Sphingorhabdus sp. SMR4y includes the following:
- a CDS encoding Hsp20 family protein produces MNRFDFTPYRRSTVGFDRLFDLLENNARAQQSENYPPFNIERSGEDHYRITLAVAGFKEDEIEITAQQNLLLVAGNKKTDDQESKQFLHMGIANRNFERRFELADFVRVENAGLADGLLEIDLVREIPEAMRPQTIAINKGDNVTKIADKRDKKEDKAA; encoded by the coding sequence ATGAATCGTTTTGACTTTACCCCCTATCGCCGTTCAACCGTAGGTTTTGACCGGCTGTTCGACCTTCTTGAAAATAACGCCCGCGCGCAGCAATCCGAGAATTACCCGCCGTTCAACATCGAACGCAGCGGTGAAGATCATTATCGGATCACACTGGCCGTCGCCGGTTTCAAGGAAGATGAAATTGAAATTACCGCCCAGCAGAATTTGCTGCTTGTCGCCGGCAATAAGAAAACCGACGATCAGGAAAGCAAGCAGTTTCTGCACATGGGCATCGCCAACCGCAACTTTGAACGGCGCTTTGAACTCGCCGATTTCGTTCGCGTCGAGAACGCAGGATTGGCCGACGGCCTGCTTGAGATCGACCTGGTCCGGGAAATTCCCGAAGCCATGCGGCCGCAGACGATCGCCATCAACAAGGGCGACAATGTCACCAAAATTGCGGACAAGCGGGACAAGAAAGAAGACAAGGCCGCTTAA
- a CDS encoding Crp/Fnr family transcriptional regulator, producing the protein MKVEELANILAEHSLFADCDDAELADLILRGNFMQYKKGDELIMQGDPGNSLLILLSGNARTSMIASNGYEVVLDYAEAGQVLGEIALLDGGERTASVTAIEPTSALSITREAFEDILAKHKNMALRLLKVMAKRIRMANSMIEGDRAYTSGPRLARYLLRLSVVGADEGRLKLDLSQSELGNFAGMSREHINRQLSTWSENGIVAVESGKVRILDHAMLSHIAEADS; encoded by the coding sequence GTGAAAGTCGAAGAGTTGGCAAATATTCTGGCTGAGCACAGCCTGTTTGCCGACTGCGACGACGCCGAGCTGGCAGACTTGATATTGCGTGGAAATTTCATGCAGTATAAAAAAGGGGACGAATTGATCATGCAGGGGGATCCTGGAAACTCGCTTCTGATATTATTGTCAGGCAATGCGCGTACCAGCATGATCGCCAGCAATGGTTATGAAGTTGTTCTCGACTATGCGGAAGCCGGGCAGGTTCTGGGTGAAATCGCCTTGCTGGATGGCGGCGAGCGAACCGCCAGCGTGACTGCGATCGAACCGACTTCGGCGCTTTCGATCACACGGGAAGCTTTCGAAGACATTCTCGCCAAGCACAAGAATATGGCGCTGCGGCTTTTGAAGGTCATGGCGAAGCGGATCCGGATGGCCAACAGCATGATCGAAGGCGATCGTGCCTATACTTCCGGGCCGCGACTGGCACGCTATCTGCTGAGATTATCAGTGGTCGGCGCAGACGAGGGGCGACTGAAGCTGGACCTGAGCCAGAGCGAGCTCGGCAATTTTGCCGGCATGTCGCGCGAACATATTAATCGGCAACTATCCACCTGGTCAGAGAACGGGATTGTGGCAGTGGAGAGCGGAAAGGTCCGGATTCTGGACCATGCGATGCTTTCCCATATCGCCGAAGCAGATTCTTGA